Proteins encoded by one window of Cylindrospermum stagnale PCC 7417:
- a CDS encoding filamentous hemagglutinin N-terminal domain-containing protein, translating into MINHCGLVKGLGFVIGSAINFSTNCAVAQILPDTTLPTNSQVITQENITTITGGTLAGSNLFHSFEQFSVPDKGIAEFQYIGQVQNIISRVTGNSISHIYGTLKADGINLFLINPNGIVFGPNASLQIGGSFVASTASSVNFEDGTKFSTTEPQTTPLLTVSVPIGLQFGATAAPIRNESQVGLQVEPSKTLALLGGDVTLEGGNLTAPSGRIELGSVAANSLVKLTSTDQSWNLGYEGVQNFQNIQLIERISDDSKIPSVVNTNGPDGGSIQVQGKEVLLSGHNVFLRSVTRVGIGKDITITAEKLIVENGARISNNSIGTGSAGNLTVNASESVELIGSTTEQGGLTGLFSITGSTGNAGNITIKTRKLRIQDEARLSAESSAVSDSNTRLVLAEGNAGNITVNALESVELAGKGQLFASTLYKGDAGIVNITTGKLIVRDGALINVGVAANDLKTTSNLATPGQINVTARSILLDNGGVLQAGSSSGPGGNITLQVQDLLLMRRESQISASAGAANAPGNGGNITINAPNGFVVAAPLENNDITANAFSGSGGKITIDTQKIFGFVLRTGEELERLLKPKEPKKLDSSGLPTNDITVFSQENRSLSGTIEINTADVDPSKGLIELPINLVDVSQQIATDCNPGGKLGKGSFIATGRGGIAPSPREPLMSNDVVRADWLKLGSERENRAGDVQNRVVIQQQRHAEDNTQKAEFANSPTAIVEAQGWVIDTNGNVVLVAQAPTVTPHSPSLASPSCAVN; encoded by the coding sequence ATGATTAATCATTGTGGTTTGGTTAAAGGGCTAGGATTTGTCATAGGGAGTGCAATCAATTTCTCTACAAATTGTGCTGTTGCCCAAATCCTCCCAGATACGACTCTACCTACTAATTCCCAAGTGATAACGCAAGAAAATATTACGACAATTACAGGTGGAACACTAGCAGGTAGTAATCTGTTCCATAGTTTTGAGCAGTTTTCTGTACCTGATAAAGGTATAGCTGAATTTCAATATATTGGGCAGGTTCAGAATATTATTAGCCGGGTAACGGGTAATTCTATTTCCCATATATATGGCACGCTGAAAGCTGACGGTATCAACCTGTTTCTGATAAATCCCAACGGTATTGTGTTTGGCCCGAATGCTTCTTTACAAATTGGTGGTTCATTTGTAGCGAGTACGGCAAGTAGTGTCAACTTTGAGGATGGGACAAAGTTTAGTACTACAGAACCCCAAACCACACCCCTGCTGACAGTTAGTGTTCCCATTGGCTTACAATTCGGAGCCACCGCTGCTCCTATCCGCAATGAATCCCAGGTTGGCCTTCAGGTGGAACCAAGCAAAACCTTGGCACTTCTAGGCGGTGATGTCACGCTAGAAGGGGGAAATTTAACAGCACCGTCAGGAAGGATTGAACTAGGCAGTGTTGCAGCCAATAGTCTAGTCAAACTAACATCAACTGACCAAAGCTGGAATTTAGGATATGAAGGGGTGCAGAATTTCCAGAACATTCAACTCATCGAGCGAATTTCTGACGATTCTAAAATTCCATCGGTTGTCAATACTAATGGTCCAGATGGCGGCAGTATCCAGGTGCAAGGCAAGGAAGTGCTACTCAGTGGTCATAATGTTTTCTTGCGTAGTGTGACTCGAGTTGGAATTGGCAAGGACATAACAATTACAGCTGAGAAGCTAATCGTTGAGAATGGTGCAAGAATATCCAATAATTCCATAGGCACGGGTAGTGCAGGAAATCTGACCGTAAATGCCTCTGAGTCTGTGGAACTAATTGGTAGCACTACTGAGCAAGGTGGCTTAACTGGATTGTTTAGTATAACTGGTAGTACGGGAAACGCTGGTAACATTACAATCAAGACGAGAAAGTTGCGTATCCAAGATGAGGCAAGGTTATCAGCAGAGTCTAGTGCAGTGAGTGACTCCAACACGAGATTAGTATTAGCTGAAGGAAACGCAGGAAATATAACAGTGAATGCCTTAGAGTCGGTAGAATTAGCCGGAAAGGGACAATTGTTCGCTTCAACCTTATATAAGGGAGATGCAGGAATAGTGAACATCACTACAGGGAAATTGATTGTCCGTGATGGCGCTCTAATAAATGTGGGCGTTGCTGCAAACGACCTAAAAACTACAAGTAATCTAGCAACCCCAGGGCAAATAAATGTAACGGCTCGCTCCATACTTTTGGATAATGGAGGAGTACTTCAAGCTGGAAGTAGCTCAGGTCCGGGCGGAAATATCACGCTACAAGTTCAAGATTTATTACTGATGCGCCGCGAAAGTCAAATATCTGCAAGTGCAGGCGCAGCAAACGCTCCTGGCAATGGTGGGAATATTACTATCAATGCACCTAATGGCTTCGTTGTCGCTGCTCCCTTAGAAAATAACGATATCACAGCTAATGCTTTCTCTGGCTCTGGCGGTAAGATCACAATCGACACTCAGAAAATCTTTGGGTTTGTGCTACGTACTGGTGAAGAGTTAGAGAGACTGTTAAAACCTAAAGAGCCAAAAAAACTAGACTCAAGTGGGCTACCAACAAATGACATCACGGTGTTTTCTCAGGAAAACCGTTCATTAAGTGGCACTATAGAAATTAACACAGCAGATGTTGATCCTAGTAAAGGATTGATCGAACTACCTATTAATCTGGTTGATGTTTCCCAGCAAATCGCTACTGACTGCAATCCTGGTGGGAAACTAGGAAAGGGTTCATTTATTGCTACTGGGCGTGGAGGTATAGCACCCAGCCCTAGAGAGCCATTGATGAGTAATGATGTTGTACGGGCAGATTGGCTCAAGCTAGGGTCAGAGCGTGAGAATCGAGCTGGTGATGTCCAGAACAGGGTGGTTATTCAGCAGCAGCGCCACGCAGAAGATAACACACAGAAAGCTGAGTTTGCCAATAGCCCCACTGCAATTGTCGAAGCCCAAGGGTGGGTGATTGATACTAATGGTAATGTGGTTCTAGTCGCTCAAGCCCCAACGGTGACACCTCATAGCCCTTCGCTTGCCTCTCCATCTTGTGCTGTTAATTAG
- a CDS encoding response regulator, whose product MRILLIEDDEVLLPLLLQSFKSQQYAVDTARDGQTGWEYAQNTNYDLIVMDVGLPKIDGITLCQRLRADRCSVPILLITARDASTEIIRGLDAGADDYLIKPLKLEELKARSRALLRRGRVSPTTVLKVGNLRLDPQSCLVTYDEKSLALTPKEYSLLEIFLRNPSRVFSRGQLVELLWTYDDPPLEESVKAHIKGLRQKLKAVGAADWIENVYGLGYRLKMGVGVQGTRDAEGGISVISSLPSSSSPSLEQQFQQGISQLWQQYQGLMAQRLASVQAAAKAVQIGTLSPELRQNAGEAAHKLAGVLGMFERETGTLWAREIEQILLENQALQPNQERQFLDLVKKLTELLEPAESKMALSSATSRLLLIDTDENLSRELQEQALALNLSWQLLTTLELAKTWLQSHSPDLVVLAVDMVGVQEDSLALLSELAARTPPIPVVVLASADGLLDRVTVARAGGQGFLVRPVTGGQVWAMARQLLQRTHSQIVKVLVVDDDPVFLAALRSMLEPWGMRMTALDNPLRFWEVLRSVAPDLLILDVNMPQLSGIELCQAVRTDPQWQGLPIVFLTASSDRQIIQQVFATGADDYVTKPVVGPELLTRITNRLERSRMLQTLSTKDLLTGLPNQLQSSRDLEELIDTASCFCLAVFSMAELRSLNIQYGHVAGNQILQRWGRLFQTAFRGAEALGYWGNGEFVVGIPGLTKQQVSDRLNEFLTTLRQQVFTAPNGDRFDVKFNFGIAEYPNDGKTLQSLYQLVMLQNFQ is encoded by the coding sequence ATGCGAATTTTGTTGATTGAAGATGATGAAGTTTTACTGCCGTTACTGCTGCAATCTTTTAAAAGTCAACAATACGCGGTAGATACGGCACGGGATGGTCAAACTGGTTGGGAATATGCTCAAAACACCAACTACGACCTCATCGTTATGGATGTGGGACTCCCCAAAATTGATGGGATTACTTTATGCCAGCGTTTACGTGCAGACAGATGCTCGGTTCCCATCTTACTAATCACTGCCAGAGATGCTAGTACTGAGATCATTCGCGGACTAGACGCGGGTGCAGACGACTATTTAATTAAACCTCTGAAATTGGAAGAACTCAAAGCAAGGTCACGAGCATTACTGCGGCGCGGCCGGGTTTCTCCCACAACTGTGCTCAAGGTAGGCAATCTGCGTTTAGATCCTCAAAGTTGTTTGGTAACCTATGACGAGAAATCTCTGGCACTAACTCCCAAAGAATACAGCTTGTTAGAAATTTTTTTGCGGAACCCGTCACGGGTATTTAGTCGGGGGCAACTGGTCGAGCTTCTCTGGACGTATGACGACCCCCCTTTGGAGGAGAGTGTCAAGGCACATATTAAAGGTTTGCGGCAAAAACTCAAGGCTGTAGGAGCCGCAGACTGGATTGAGAATGTTTACGGCTTGGGGTATCGGTTGAAGATGGGTGTAGGGGTGCAGGGGACTAGGGACGCAGAGGGGGGAATTAGTGTTATTTCCTCACTTCCCTCATCTTCCTCACCCTCCCTTGAGCAGCAATTCCAGCAGGGAATAAGTCAACTGTGGCAGCAGTATCAGGGATTAATGGCTCAACGTCTAGCATCTGTGCAAGCAGCAGCTAAAGCAGTACAGATAGGGACGCTATCCCCAGAATTACGCCAGAATGCTGGGGAAGCTGCACATAAGTTGGCTGGTGTTTTGGGGATGTTTGAACGGGAAACTGGAACCTTATGGGCAAGAGAAATTGAACAGATTTTGTTAGAAAATCAGGCTTTGCAACCAAATCAGGAGCGCCAATTTTTAGATTTAGTCAAGAAATTAACTGAGCTATTGGAACCAGCCGAGTCAAAGATGGCCCTGTCTTCAGCGACTTCTCGATTGTTGTTGATTGACACTGACGAAAATCTCAGTCGAGAATTACAAGAACAAGCGCTGGCGCTCAACCTGAGTTGGCAACTCTTGACAACGTTAGAGCTAGCCAAAACCTGGCTTCAGTCTCACTCGCCGGATTTGGTGGTGTTGGCTGTGGATATGGTGGGAGTGCAGGAAGATAGTCTGGCATTACTATCTGAGCTAGCGGCTCGGACTCCGCCAATACCGGTAGTAGTGCTGGCCTCGGCAGATGGGCTGTTGGATCGAGTGACGGTAGCTCGTGCTGGCGGACAGGGATTTTTAGTTAGACCTGTGACAGGCGGGCAAGTTTGGGCTATGGCAAGACAGTTATTACAACGTACCCATTCCCAAATAGTGAAAGTGCTGGTAGTGGATGATGACCCTGTTTTTTTGGCAGCATTGCGTTCGATGCTGGAACCTTGGGGAATGCGGATGACGGCGTTAGATAACCCTCTACGGTTCTGGGAAGTGTTGCGGTCTGTGGCTCCTGATTTGTTAATTTTGGATGTGAATATGCCCCAACTTAGTGGGATTGAATTGTGTCAAGCAGTCCGTACAGATCCCCAGTGGCAGGGTTTGCCGATTGTGTTTCTAACTGCTAGTAGCGATCGCCAAATTATTCAGCAGGTGTTTGCTACTGGGGCAGATGACTATGTAACTAAGCCAGTGGTTGGGCCAGAATTGTTAACTCGCATCACCAATCGTTTAGAGCGTAGCCGTATGCTCCAGACACTCTCTACTAAAGACCTGTTGACTGGATTACCAAATCAACTCCAATCCAGTCGGGACTTAGAGGAACTGATTGACACTGCATCTTGTTTCTGTCTGGCAGTATTTAGTATGGCAGAGTTGAGATCGCTCAATATTCAATATGGTCATGTCGCAGGCAACCAAATTCTACAACGCTGGGGTCGCTTGTTTCAGACTGCTTTTCGCGGTGCAGAGGCGTTGGGCTACTGGGGAAATGGGGAGTTTGTGGTCGGCATTCCTGGGTTAACGAAACAACAGGTAAGCGATCGCCTCAATGAATTTTTGACTACCCTGCGGCAGCAAGTCTTCACTGCACCGAATGGCGATCGCTTTGATGTGAAATTTAATTTTGGCATAGCTGAGTATCCCAACGATGGCAAAACCCTACAATCACTGTATCAATTGGTGATGCTGCAAAACTTTCAGTAA
- a CDS encoding sigma-70 family RNA polymerase sigma factor: protein MRPRQEIVETFSTFAQLENDKFSKWLTDVRLRRSMERYLQNSPDTKHLVEPAVTGYFWSLYWYKVWRLNPKLSNLAKQHLSAYLQETCYWAAGKILARFNINQYGLADYFQMGIAELEKILEGYNPEKNSSLKTYASIAFPSRLKDILRQGKEADICTNWGLLRKVSKKLVLEALDNAGLSPTQISQYRLAWTCFGMLYLQNQPDGTQKLPEPNRQLWADIANLYNSERHSQLNPPGSECSPEVIEERLTKTAIYLRAYLYPSVASINIYNQEEDTSQEFEIKDPLSESLIAQIIAQEEAQERKNQLSQMNQVLVSAFGQLDQQSQTIFDLYYQQGMTQQQIIQELKISQPTVCRRLLKGRDSLLAALLNWRRETENISVNANQIKEMSAALEEWLNINYAQSGLRISSV, encoded by the coding sequence ATGCGTCCTCGTCAGGAAATTGTTGAAACTTTCTCTACCTTCGCCCAGTTGGAAAATGATAAGTTTAGCAAATGGTTGACAGATGTCAGATTGCGCCGCAGTATGGAGCGTTATTTGCAAAATTCTCCAGATACTAAACATTTGGTAGAGCCTGCCGTTACAGGATATTTTTGGTCACTATATTGGTATAAGGTATGGCGGTTGAATCCTAAATTAAGCAACCTTGCCAAACAACATTTATCAGCCTATTTACAGGAAACCTGTTATTGGGCTGCCGGAAAAATACTGGCTCGATTTAATATCAACCAGTACGGGTTGGCTGATTATTTTCAAATGGGGATTGCCGAGCTTGAAAAAATTCTAGAAGGATATAACCCTGAAAAAAACTCTAGTCTAAAAACCTATGCCAGCATAGCATTTCCCAGCCGATTAAAAGATATTCTCCGCCAAGGCAAGGAAGCCGATATTTGTACTAACTGGGGTTTGTTACGCAAGGTAAGTAAAAAATTAGTTTTGGAAGCGCTGGATAATGCAGGCTTATCTCCCACGCAGATATCCCAATATCGCCTAGCTTGGACTTGTTTTGGGATGCTGTATCTACAAAACCAACCAGATGGAACTCAAAAGCTGCCAGAACCAAATCGGCAACTTTGGGCAGATATAGCCAATCTTTACAATAGTGAACGACACAGCCAACTAAATCCTCCCGGTTCAGAGTGCAGTCCAGAGGTGATAGAGGAACGGCTGACCAAAACTGCTATTTACCTGCGTGCTTATCTTTACCCAAGTGTTGCCTCTATCAATATCTACAACCAAGAGGAAGATACCAGCCAGGAGTTTGAGATCAAAGACCCGTTATCTGAATCGTTAATAGCGCAAATTATCGCCCAAGAAGAAGCTCAAGAGCGCAAAAATCAACTATCTCAGATGAATCAAGTATTGGTGTCAGCTTTTGGACAGCTAGATCAGCAATCTCAAACCATCTTTGACCTTTACTACCAACAGGGAATGACTCAGCAGCAAATTATCCAAGAGTTGAAGATCAGCCAACCTACTGTTTGTCGTCGGTTACTCAAAGGGAGAGATTCATTGCTGGCAGCTTTACTAAATTGGCGTAGAGAAACAGAGAATATTTCTGTAAATGCCAACCAAATAAAAGAGATGAGTGCTGCTTTAGAAGAATGGTTGAACATTAATTATGCTCAATCTGGCTTGAGAATTTCATCAGTTTGA